Proteins encoded together in one Triticum dicoccoides isolate Atlit2015 ecotype Zavitan chromosome 7B, WEW_v2.0, whole genome shotgun sequence window:
- the LOC119336075 gene encoding beta-glucosidase 34-like, which translates to MACKWQCVATLVLVWLAAAATQQGCNAQMRESGHDNLTRGSFPKGFVFGTAASSYQYEGAVNVDGRGPTIWDKFAHTFGKILDFSNADVAVDHYHRFEEDIQLMADMGLDAYRFSIAWSRILPNGTGEVNQAGIDHYSKVIDALLAKGIEPYVTLYHWDLPLALEDKYNGLLDRQIINDYAAYAETCFKAFGDRVKRWITFNEPHTVAVQGYDSGIHAPGRCSVLRHLCCKQGSSGTEPYIVAHNIILAHATVSDIYRKKYKAEQNGEVGMSLDVIWYEPVSNSTADVEAAKRAQEFQLGWFADPFFFGDYPATMRSRVGQRLPRFMTKEADLVKGSLDFVGINHYTTFYTKEDHSAVIKYLLNDTLADSGSVSLPFRNGKPIGDKANSIWLYIVPGSMRRLMNYVKDRYDTPTVYITENGMDDSNSPFISLKKALKDTKRINYHNDYLTNLADSIREDGCDVRGYFVWSLLDNWEWTAGYTSRFGLFFVDYKDNLKRYPKNSVQWFKNFLASS; encoded by the exons ATGGCATGCAAATGGCAATGTGTGGCGACGCTGGTGCTTGTGTGGTTGGCCGCGGCGGCAACGCAGCAGGGATGCAACGCGCAGATGAGGGAGAGTGGGCATGATAATCTGACGAGAGGGAGCTTCCCCAAGGGCTTCGTCTTCGGCACCGCCGCCTCCTCCTACCAG TACGAGGGAGCCGTCAATGTGGATGGAAGAGGACCTACAATTTGGGACAAATTCGCACACACGTTTG GGAAGATCCTTGACTTCAGCAATGCCGATGTTGCTGTTGACCACTACCACCGTTTTGAG GAGGACATTCAGCTTATGGCAGATATGGGATTGGATGCCTACAGATTCTCAATTGCATGGTCTCGGATTCTCCCAA ATGGCACCGGTGAGGTCAACCAAGCAGGCATCGACCACTACAGCAAGGTCATTGATGCACTCCTAGCAAAAG GGATTGAGCCGTATGTTACCCTCTACCACTGGGACCTTCCCCTGGCCCTGGAAGACAAGTACAATGGGTTGCTTGACAGGCAGATAAT CAACGACTACGCGGCGTACGCGGAGACGTGTTTCAAGGCGTTTGGGGACAGGGTGAAGCGTTGGATCACCTTCAACGAGCCACACACGGTGGCGGTGCAGGGTTACGACAGCGGGATCCACGCGCCGGGCCGCTGCTCCGTGCTCCGCCACCTCTGCTGCAAACAAGGGAGCTCCGGCACCGAGCCCTACATTGTCGCTCACAACATCATCCTCGCTCACGCCACGGTTTCGGACATCTACAGGAAGAAGTACAAG GCAGAGCAGAATGGAGAGGTGGGGATGTCTTTGGATGTGATATGGTACGAGCCTGTCTCAAACTCCACAGCTGATGTTGAGGCCGCCAAGAGAGCACAGGAGTTCCAGCTAGGATG GTTTGCCGATCCCTTCTTCTTCGGTGATTACCCGGCGACGATGAGATCAAGGGTCGGACAAAGGCTGCCGAGGTTCATGACGAAGGAGGCCGATCTGGTGAAGGGGTCGCTGGACTTCGTGGGGATCAATCACTACACCACATTCTACACAAAAGAAGACCATTCCGCTGTCATCAAATACTTGCTGAATGATACCTTGGCAGACAGTGGATCCGTCAGCCTCC CCTTCAGAAATGGGAAGCCAATTGGAGATAAG GCCAATTCGATATGGTTGTACATTGTGCCTGGCAGCATGAGGAGACTCATGAACTATGTCAAAGATAGATACGACACCCCAACTGTCTACATCACTGAAAATG GAATGGATGACAGCAACAGCCCCTTCATCTCCCTCAAGAAGGCCCTCAAAGacacaaaaagaatcaactacCACAATGACTACCTCACAAATCTAGCTGATTCCATAAG GGAGGATGGCTGCGATGTTCGCGGGTATTTTGTGTGGTCTCTTCTCGACAACtgggagtggaccgctggatacacCTCAAGATTCGGTTTGTTCTTCGTAGACTACAAGGATAACCTCAAGAGATACCCCAAGAACTCAGTCCAGTGGTTCAAGAATTTCTTGGCATCTTCCTGA